One genomic region from Campylobacter concisus encodes:
- the pbpC gene encoding penicillin-binding protein 1C has protein sequence MKKFKFLKFIALFLALVVAIFLIFDQIYPLNLDALKKDEAKILLDKNGEIINMKLSSDGIWRFHEQSFPNSLKQCVVLFEDRYFYYHFGVNFASIFRAFFHNLRSDNRIGASTITMQVARMLEPSDRSYKNKIKEIFRAFQLELHFSKDEILNFYLNLAPYGGNIEGAKAASFFYFGKELNELSYAQAALLSTIPKNPNKNRLDRVSNINALKNRVIKMLYKAKLIDLSAFKRAQAEPFKNVRAKAIVTAEDYANVAFKNQISKASLDLNLQKDMLKILKDTMFSLKAKNANNAAAVVIDNKKMSVVAFIGSHDEHARDGKNSALNMKRNTGSTLKPFIYSLALDSGLITPNSQLIDIQIYIKEYAPKNFSNDFLGIVSAKDALNFSLNIPVINLNLKLKDNSLYELLEKVNLVDEDKEYYGASITLGSAEMSLLELAHLYTIYANGGIFMPLEFAGKNYKNLDKNLTLISPQSAYLTAKMMSEASRSYLKNAWQYAQNTPKIAFKTGTSANSRDLYAIGVDENYTIAIWIGNFNASKTDKLTGLNDVSKSLFDMFKIIAQKEKLRFMSEPDGIEKLPTCLDAFNYEKCKKMALDDRIKGVDLKDKCESLRGEELDFLVKNELLDKDEIQKSPCAEIFKDKKPVFAYPYDNEEIVTDENITQVMVKCYAFLGDEIYLKIDDLNFSKIENASEKKFDLTLGEHNIKCLDQNSNQSEITIKIRR, from the coding sequence ATGAAAAAGTTTAAATTTCTAAAATTTATTGCCCTATTTTTGGCTTTAGTGGTCGCTATTTTTTTGATATTTGATCAAATTTATCCACTAAATTTAGACGCGCTTAAAAAAGACGAAGCCAAAATTTTGCTTGATAAAAATGGCGAGATCATAAATATGAAGCTTAGTAGCGATGGAATTTGGAGATTTCACGAGCAAAGCTTCCCAAACTCGCTAAAACAATGCGTCGTTCTCTTTGAAGATAGGTACTTTTACTACCATTTTGGCGTAAATTTTGCCTCCATTTTTAGAGCATTTTTCCACAACCTAAGAAGTGACAACCGCATAGGCGCTAGCACTATCACGATGCAAGTGGCAAGAATGCTTGAGCCAAGTGATAGGAGCTATAAAAATAAGATAAAAGAAATTTTTAGAGCATTTCAGCTCGAGCTTCACTTTAGCAAGGATGAAATTTTAAATTTTTATCTAAATTTAGCCCCATATGGCGGCAATATCGAGGGTGCAAAGGCGGCTAGTTTTTTTTACTTTGGCAAGGAGCTAAACGAGCTTAGCTACGCTCAGGCCGCACTTTTAAGCACGATCCCTAAAAATCCAAATAAAAATAGACTGGACCGCGTTTCAAACATAAATGCTCTAAAAAACAGAGTCATAAAGATGCTTTACAAGGCAAAGTTGATAGATCTAAGTGCTTTTAAAAGAGCGCAGGCTGAGCCATTTAAAAATGTAAGAGCAAAAGCTATCGTAACTGCAGAAGATTATGCAAATGTCGCTTTTAAAAACCAAATTTCAAAGGCGAGCTTGGATCTAAATTTACAAAAAGATATGCTTAAAATTTTAAAAGATACGATGTTTTCGCTAAAGGCTAAAAATGCAAACAACGCAGCAGCCGTGGTCATTGATAATAAAAAAATGAGTGTTGTTGCCTTTATAGGCTCACATGATGAGCATGCGCGTGACGGCAAGAACTCAGCTCTAAATATGAAGCGAAACACCGGCAGTACGCTAAAGCCTTTTATTTATTCGCTTGCTCTTGATAGTGGCCTCATTACGCCAAATTCGCAGTTAATAGACATTCAAATTTATATAAAAGAGTATGCTCCAAAAAATTTTAGTAATGATTTTTTAGGTATCGTAAGTGCGAAAGATGCTCTAAATTTTAGCCTAAATATCCCAGTTATAAATTTAAACTTAAAACTAAAAGACAATTCGCTTTACGAACTACTTGAAAAGGTAAATTTAGTAGATGAAGATAAAGAGTATTATGGAGCTTCTATAACGCTTGGCAGCGCTGAGATGAGTTTACTAGAACTTGCACATCTATATACTATATATGCAAATGGTGGCATTTTTATGCCACTTGAGTTTGCAGGCAAAAACTATAAAAATTTAGACAAAAACTTAACTCTTATTTCACCTCAAAGTGCCTACCTCACTGCTAAAATGATGAGCGAAGCCTCAAGATCATATCTAAAAAATGCTTGGCAGTACGCCCAAAATACGCCTAAAATAGCCTTTAAAACTGGTACAAGCGCAAACTCACGTGATCTTTATGCCATAGGCGTTGATGAAAATTACACAATTGCTATTTGGATTGGAAATTTTAATGCCAGCAAAACTGATAAATTAACAGGACTAAATGACGTATCAAAGAGTCTTTTTGATATGTTTAAGATAATCGCTCAAAAAGAGAAATTAAGATTTATGAGTGAGCCAGATGGCATAGAAAAGCTACCAACCTGCCTCGATGCCTTTAACTATGAAAAGTGTAAAAAAATGGCGCTTGATGATAGGATAAAGGGTGTAGATTTAAAGGATAAATGTGAAAGTTTAAGAGGCGAAGAGCTTGATTTTTTGGTTAAAAATGAGCTTTTGGATAAAGATGAGATACAAAAAAGCCCTTGTGCTGAAATTTTTAAAGATAAAAAGCCAGTTTTTGCCTATCCGTATGACAATGAAGAGATAGTGACAGATGAAAATATTACACAAGTTATGGTAAAATGCTACGCGTTTTTAGGCGATGAAATTTACCTAAAAATAGATGATTTGAACTTTTCTAAGATAGAAAATGCAAGCGAAAAAAAGTTTGATCTAACTCTTGGCGAGCACAATATAAAATGCCTTGATCAAAACTCAAATCAAAGTGAAATAACAATAAAAATAAGGAGATAA
- a CDS encoding alpha-2-macroglobulin family protein, giving the protein MWQKVALLALLGMTNLYALSLNGAAQIKSSLSVEFGLEDKVDKNFVGMLSDKKLLLCQPALNGTVRFNNQSLLLFTKDMHAGLDYSCKLENGSTASFATKEFELTKIEKISDSKYILKFNDEVNIEAIKNIAVKDAKFKAIELSNNSFELNLDKNLSNPVFDFGEKFESKFGATLSGETIVNFADEISEESVNINDNAKSLEIPEIYPVSLDNGILGFRIYLKNWLDDDINLKKFINIKGVKNFSISDVKYSDNYEENSELSEYYYYIDITSDDFKPQNSYEITIKPGFGDDRNVVREESSYEVVAGNFTPFANFINNEPYISSVGEIGIRSANLPELNVSIEKLSDQNFRYFLNFNDNNEELSNFSTKVASKSYKLDGALNEISLNKIKLDFAGAGDGVYKINLNYGKDKSVSKVVYLSDIAVNAKLGKDEIFVFANRLGENTMLPNANVKIYGKKNEEIAVGATNDIGVFKFNKKDIYKDISSVVVSLGKEQNFLILKEDEALNEANFMSQNASESIDAYVHFASNIIRPNESLKGAIYLRDRDFNPLKNMPIKIKFFDPQGKSSAEISKNTNDVGMVNFEKEILSDLSGRFNMQVIYASKVISNVPFFVESFIPNRIKNEITLERDKFFANELIRANLASNYLFGGAASELDGSMQVSFFDDEYKNSEFKEYKFKNNTLKPSAYPSFENDLTLSKDGKSSQMIDLSFSTKNASSIITGVINFNVNDDGKNVSDTKSFTLYPYKDMVGIAASTTFAEPNEDVKIRTVVVDMSSQKAVKSNLKFDIKRVTWQYQRDANGYIKWFQTLEDVDNFYKDNGEFSYKFTQSGSYVIIATNLVSGASTSLDMDVSGYNYSTLAPTKELSKSQIKLNKNIYKKGDELSADISSAIKEGIALVTLEDGGVKAYKVVKIKNNSANVKFKLDFDFSGLYVSANIYRMTDGGLTPFRTYGKVYAKADKSSRILDLSVDAPNTAKSDENIKISLKTKPKAYVNLFITDVGVLDITSQKPADPLKFFDKILPDGVFDYDIYNMLTNYKVEGKTLSFGGDMAALAMEAKMAKHASPVDSKNIKTYANLVSLQADDNGEILYEFKTPNGFNSAIRVDVVANNENSMNAVNKEILVKDDVIIKPSVLVYLLKGDELNANLRLINTTNEDKNLTIKVASSKNLNIKTKENVNLKPLENKAFTFKISALEAGAGEYNITISDKNSSKTAQNLLDVVNPYTISTYAKSSVFDKESMISLPKGFHNVSIDASSSVSSVLLAASKNLVEYPYGCAEQRSSRLLALLNLKPKDELEKNDQKRFITSGMSELIKMQKPDGSFGYWSDLGSTNAFASIYATDVLLDLEEAGYELNKNVKQRALNSLLKYTNTDIEALYAIYVSSRANVADKSVLNKIYDHQAYNTTALNKYLMAAALKLNGLNDEAKVALKDIKKAQIADYSRDYSSFGSKMRDNAFILYLHAKYFEKNDYSDDLANFLITNLNELSSTQERAFTLRALNAYFGKDSGEKNNKFKLSYNGSSKEFDGLLGVSFTTKDGNFTITPLGENKLYATILSYAYVPLEIKHKIEPKELDIYRTFVDEKGKELGLDSLRVNDVIYSKIVINSKAMVKNGVINEIVSSCFEPINENLSGFNKSLKDSIELEYQSIKDDRVLSFYALDSDKREAVFYTPYRVRLGGKCSLGAVTTENMYNERQNDYDLAQRSFNVK; this is encoded by the coding sequence ATGTGGCAAAAAGTAGCACTTCTAGCACTTTTGGGAATGACAAATTTATATGCTTTGAGCCTAAATGGCGCTGCGCAGATAAAATCGTCCCTAAGCGTAGAGTTTGGACTAGAAGATAAAGTAGATAAAAATTTTGTTGGTATGCTAAGCGATAAAAAGCTACTTTTGTGCCAACCAGCATTAAATGGTACGGTTAGATTTAATAATCAAAGCTTGCTGCTTTTTACAAAAGATATGCATGCTGGTTTGGATTATAGCTGCAAGCTTGAAAATGGAAGCACTGCTAGTTTTGCCACGAAAGAATTTGAGCTAACAAAGATAGAAAAAATAAGTGATAGCAAATATATACTTAAATTTAATGATGAAGTAAATATTGAAGCTATCAAAAATATTGCCGTAAAAGATGCAAAATTTAAAGCAATTGAGCTTTCTAACAATAGCTTTGAGCTTAATCTTGATAAAAATTTAAGCAATCCAGTTTTTGATTTTGGTGAAAAATTTGAGAGCAAATTTGGTGCAACGCTTTCAGGTGAAACGATAGTAAATTTTGCCGATGAAATAAGCGAAGAAAGCGTAAATATAAATGATAATGCAAAGAGTCTTGAGATACCAGAAATTTATCCAGTGAGCCTTGATAATGGTATCTTGGGCTTTAGAATTTATCTAAAAAATTGGCTTGATGACGACATTAACTTAAAAAAATTTATAAACATTAAAGGTGTAAAAAACTTTAGCATTAGTGACGTTAAATATAGTGACAACTATGAAGAAAACTCAGAGCTTAGCGAGTATTATTACTACATTGATATTACAAGTGACGATTTTAAGCCACAAAATAGTTATGAAATCACCATTAAGCCCGGTTTTGGCGACGATAGAAATGTAGTAAGAGAAGAAAGTAGCTATGAAGTAGTAGCTGGCAATTTCACTCCATTTGCAAATTTTATAAATAATGAGCCATATATCTCAAGTGTTGGCGAAATCGGTATCAGAAGTGCAAATTTGCCTGAGCTAAATGTAAGCATTGAAAAGCTAAGCGATCAAAATTTTAGATATTTCTTAAATTTTAATGACAATAACGAAGAGTTAAGCAATTTCAGCACAAAAGTAGCAAGCAAAAGTTATAAGCTTGATGGCGCATTAAATGAAATTTCGCTAAATAAAATCAAACTCGACTTTGCCGGAGCTGGAGACGGCGTTTATAAGATCAATTTAAACTACGGCAAAGATAAGAGCGTCTCAAAGGTTGTCTATCTAAGCGATATCGCCGTAAATGCAAAGCTTGGCAAGGATGAAATTTTCGTATTTGCAAATCGTCTTGGCGAAAATACAATGCTGCCAAATGCAAATGTGAAAATTTATGGCAAGAAAAACGAAGAGATCGCAGTTGGTGCGACAAATGATATAGGCGTTTTTAAATTTAACAAAAAAGATATTTACAAAGATATCTCTTCAGTAGTTGTCTCTCTTGGAAAAGAGCAAAATTTTCTTATTTTAAAAGAAGATGAAGCGCTAAATGAAGCGAATTTTATGAGCCAAAATGCCAGTGAGAGTATCGATGCGTACGTTCATTTTGCTTCAAATATCATAAGACCAAATGAGAGTTTAAAGGGTGCAATCTATCTAAGGGATAGAGATTTTAATCCTTTAAAAAATATGCCTATAAAGATAAAATTTTTCGATCCACAAGGCAAAAGTAGTGCTGAAATTTCAAAAAATACAAATGACGTTGGCATGGTAAATTTTGAAAAAGAGATACTAAGCGATCTTAGCGGTAGATTTAATATGCAAGTAATTTATGCAAGCAAAGTGATCTCAAATGTGCCATTTTTTGTTGAGAGTTTTATACCAAATAGGATAAAAAATGAGATAACGCTTGAGAGGGATAAATTTTTCGCAAATGAGCTTATTAGAGCAAATCTAGCTAGTAACTATCTCTTTGGTGGCGCTGCTAGCGAGCTTGATGGCAGCATGCAGGTTAGCTTTTTTGATGATGAATATAAAAATAGCGAGTTTAAAGAGTATAAATTTAAAAACAATACGCTAAAGCCGAGCGCTTATCCATCTTTTGAAAACGATCTCACTCTTTCAAAAGATGGTAAATCAAGCCAAATGATAGATCTTAGCTTTAGCACTAAAAATGCCTCTTCTATCATAACAGGCGTGATAAATTTTAATGTAAATGATGATGGCAAAAACGTAAGCGATACAAAAAGCTTTACGCTCTATCCTTACAAAGATATGGTCGGTATCGCAGCAAGCACGACATTTGCTGAGCCAAACGAAGATGTAAAAATAAGAACGGTTGTAGTAGATATGTCAAGTCAAAAGGCCGTAAAATCAAATTTAAAATTTGATATAAAACGTGTTACTTGGCAATACCAAAGAGATGCAAATGGCTATATAAAGTGGTTTCAAACGCTAGAAGATGTGGATAATTTTTATAAAGACAATGGCGAGTTTAGCTATAAATTTACACAAAGTGGCTCATATGTGATCATCGCTACAAATCTAGTAAGTGGAGCAAGCACAAGCCTTGATATGGACGTAAGTGGCTACAACTACTCGACTCTAGCGCCTACAAAAGAGCTTAGCAAATCTCAAATCAAACTAAATAAAAATATCTACAAAAAAGGCGATGAACTAAGTGCTGATATAAGCTCAGCTATAAAAGAAGGTATCGCCCTTGTTACACTTGAAGATGGTGGCGTGAAAGCTTACAAAGTTGTTAAGATAAAAAACAACTCAGCAAATGTGAAATTTAAACTTGACTTTGATTTTAGCGGACTTTACGTGAGTGCAAATATCTACCGCATGACAGATGGTGGATTAACTCCGTTTAGGACTTATGGCAAGGTTTATGCTAAGGCTGATAAGTCATCAAGGATACTTGATCTAAGCGTTGATGCACCAAATACAGCAAAAAGCGATGAAAATATAAAAATTTCGCTAAAAACAAAGCCAAAAGCTTATGTTAATTTATTTATCACAGATGTTGGCGTGCTTGATATAACGTCACAAAAGCCAGCCGACCCACTTAAATTTTTTGACAAAATTTTACCAGATGGCGTTTTTGACTATGACATTTATAATATGCTCACAAACTATAAAGTTGAGGGCAAAACTTTAAGCTTTGGTGGCGATATGGCAGCACTTGCTATGGAGGCAAAAATGGCAAAACATGCTAGCCCGGTCGATAGCAAAAATATAAAAACATACGCAAATTTAGTAAGCCTTCAAGCTGACGATAATGGTGAAATTTTATACGAGTTTAAAACGCCAAATGGCTTTAACTCTGCCATTAGAGTAGATGTCGTGGCAAATAATGAAAATAGCATGAATGCGGTAAATAAAGAAATTTTAGTAAAAGATGATGTGATTATTAAGCCAAGTGTGTTAGTTTATCTGTTAAAAGGCGATGAGCTAAATGCAAACTTAAGGCTCATAAACACAACAAATGAGGATAAAAATTTAACCATAAAAGTGGCTAGCAGTAAAAATTTAAACATCAAAACAAAAGAAAATGTAAATTTAAAGCCGCTTGAAAATAAAGCCTTTACATTTAAAATTTCAGCTCTTGAAGCTGGAGCTGGCGAATACAATATAACAATAAGTGACAAAAATAGCTCAAAAACTGCTCAAAATTTACTTGATGTAGTTAATCCTTATACGATAAGCACCTATGCAAAAAGTAGCGTCTTTGACAAAGAGAGCATGATCTCTCTTCCAAAAGGCTTTCACAATGTTAGTATAGATGCGTCAAGCTCAGTCTCAAGCGTGCTATTAGCAGCTTCTAAAAATTTAGTCGAGTACCCTTACGGATGTGCGGAGCAAAGGAGCTCAAGATTACTTGCGCTTTTAAATTTAAAGCCAAAAGATGAGCTTGAAAAAAATGATCAAAAGAGGTTTATTACAAGCGGAATGAGCGAGCTAATTAAGATGCAAAAACCAGATGGTAGCTTTGGTTACTGGAGCGATCTAGGTAGCACAAATGCATTTGCTTCGATCTATGCAACTGATGTGTTGCTTGATCTTGAAGAGGCTGGATATGAGCTAAATAAAAATGTAAAGCAAAGAGCATTAAATTCGCTCTTAAAATATACAAACACAGATATTGAAGCCCTATATGCTATTTATGTAAGCTCCCGCGCAAATGTTGCTGATAAATCGGTGCTAAATAAAATTTATGATCACCAAGCTTACAATACAACCGCGCTTAATAAATATCTAATGGCAGCAGCTTTAAAACTAAACGGCTTAAATGACGAAGCAAAAGTGGCGCTAAAAGATATTAAAAAAGCTCAGATAGCTGATTACAGCAGGGATTATTCTAGCTTTGGCTCAAAGATGAGAGACAATGCATTTATCTTGTATCTGCACGCAAAATATTTTGAGAAAAACGACTACTCAGATGATCTTGCAAATTTCTTGATAACAAATTTAAATGAGCTTAGCTCAACGCAGGAGCGCGCTTTTACACTTAGAGCGCTAAATGCCTACTTTGGCAAAGATAGTGGCGAGAAAAACAATAAATTTAAGCTTTCCTACAACGGTTCAAGTAAAGAATTTGATGGCCTTTTAGGCGTATCTTTTACAACAAAGGATGGAAATTTCACCATTACACCACTTGGCGAAAACAAGTTATATGCAACTATATTAAGCTACGCTTATGTGCCACTTGAGATCAAACACAAAATAGAGCCAAAAGAGCTTGATATTTATAGAACGTTTGTCGATGAAAAAGGCAAAGAGCTAGGTCTTGACAGCCTAAGAGTAAATGATGTTATCTATTCAAAAATAGTGATAAATTCTAAAGCTATGGTTAAAAATGGCGTAATAAACGAGATAGTAAGTAGCTGCTTTGAGCCGATAAATGAAAATTTAAGTGGCTTTAATAAGAGCCTTAAAGATAGCATTGAGCTTGAATATCAGAGCATAAAAGATGATCGCGTTTTAAGCTTTTATGCACTAGATAGTGACAAGAGAGAGGCTGTGTTTTACACACCTTATCGTGTAAGACTTGGTGGCAAATGCTCACTTGGTGCAGTCACAACTGAAAATATGTACAACGAAAGACAAAACGACTACGACCTAGCTCAGCGAAGCTTTAACGTCAAATAG